A part of Limihaloglobus sulfuriphilus genomic DNA contains:
- a CDS encoding GLUG motif-containing protein, translated as MMSKQTSMSIFCAVTALILSLPTHLLAFAGGDGTPENPYQISTRQHLEAVNNDLAAHYILINDIDLTGTVYTQAVIAPDTDPETGGFQGTEFTGSFDGSYYVIYNFEVDVNNYCGLFSRINTVGSVVNIGLENISVKGLSQVGGLVGVNFGSITNCYSTGAVTGDMEVGGLVGVNSRDGVITNCYSTGSVTGRSLVGGLAGRNDYGSVTNCYSTGSVTGGSSVGGLLGDNRYGSVTNCYSTGSVTGHYYVGGLMGFNYKGIVVNSFWDIQSSGIITTPVGRPKTTSQMMDPLTFAGWNDGNWAIDAGKDYPRLSWENQPGLMIETDYPARSYSGAGTWDDPFVLLNSADILSMSIRVPDWNSSFILGDDIDMSGISGYYPVTEFGGTLDGDGHVIYNLTIDSEVTGFTDTLGLVGFLTGNIKNLGLENISIISTGYWSGSIAACNKKGTIENCYSTGSVSGYWTVGGLVGFNYPGSVIANSYCTGSVSGDEYVGGLVGYNDYFGSVANCYSTGLVTGDENTGGLIGTNKGGSTNCFWDIETSGLETSAGGTGKTTDQMQDINTFLNAGWDFTDIWTIGEGTDYPRFNRQKPIGDFSYPEGVYTEDLLYFAAFWLSDDCDSNNEYCYGTDMNQSGAVDLSDMAIFANVWLQDIQPQEPISNHIFAIEMSMTYDFGRGYGNAEPIEYEFDAWMHVSDTVSRGTIETPTGAVYQAEMEVDDDENWLGIGVGSNSLEGLEDFTDGEYVFTVTYTNGKSQSTSVPYAKEDGSPIPPVDQPLVAEYPQHYSTDIPLNINILLESTDNPELTYGLEWSPVDYNPSALSGEVDDLAYNTISVGPVNLSPQTEYELELSVNHAIWLVNQDGIPYVVDKDAEVAIIFTTGNE; from the coding sequence ATGATGTCTAAACAAACCAGCATGTCAATTTTCTGCGCCGTTACTGCGCTTATACTTTCACTCCCGACACACCTGCTCGCTTTCGCCGGCGGCGACGGCACACCCGAAAACCCATACCAGATTTCAACCCGTCAGCACCTTGAGGCCGTAAACAACGACCTCGCCGCACACTATATCCTTATAAACGATATAGACTTAACGGGAACTGTATATACACAGGCGGTGATTGCTCCGGATACAGACCCTGAAACTGGGGGCTTTCAGGGAACAGAGTTTACAGGTTCATTCGACGGCAGCTATTACGTTATTTACAATTTCGAAGTTGATGTTAATAATTATTGTGGTTTGTTCAGCCGGATTAATACTGTGGGTTCAGTTGTAAATATCGGTTTAGAAAACATTTCAGTTAAGGGACTATCCCAAGTCGGCGGGCTGGTGGGGGTAAACTTTGGCAGTATCACGAACTGCTATTCTACCGGTGCGGTTACCGGAGATATGGAAGTTGGAGGGCTGGTGGGAGTTAACAGCAGGGACGGTGTTATTACTAACTGTTATTCAACCGGATCAGTGACAGGACGCAGCTTGGTCGGCGGACTGGCGGGGCGAAACGACTACGGCAGCGTTACTAACTGCTATTCAACCGGCTCAGTTACAGGAGGCAGTTCTGTCGGCGGGTTGCTGGGAGATAACCGCTACGGCAGTGTTACTAACTGCTATTCAACCGGCTCAGTTACCGGACATTACTATGTCGGCGGGCTAATGGGATTCAACTACAAAGGCATTGTAGTAAATAGCTTCTGGGACATTCAATCTTCAGGAATTATCACAACTCCTGTGGGCAGACCAAAAACTACAAGCCAGATGATGGACCCATTGACCTTTGCCGGCTGGAACGACGGAAACTGGGCGATAGACGCCGGAAAAGATTACCCCCGGCTTAGCTGGGAAAATCAACCGGGTTTGATGATAGAAACAGACTATCCTGCACGAAGCTACTCTGGGGCCGGAACCTGGGACGATCCTTTTGTGCTGTTAAATTCCGCTGATATCCTGTCTATGTCTATCCGTGTTCCAGACTGGAACAGCAGCTTTATTTTAGGCGATGATATCGATATGTCCGGCATTTCAGGGTATTATCCGGTAACGGAGTTTGGCGGAACGCTGGACGGCGACGGACACGTCATTTATAACCTTACAATAGACAGCGAGGTTACGGGTTTCACCGATACGCTGGGATTAGTAGGATTTCTCACAGGAAATATCAAGAATCTTGGGCTCGAAAATATATCAATCATTTCAACAGGATATTGGTCAGGCTCCATTGCTGCTTGTAACAAAAAAGGAACCATTGAAAACTGCTATTCTACCGGCTCGGTTAGTGGTTATTGGACTGTCGGCGGCTTGGTGGGGTTTAATTATCCTGGCAGCGTTATAGCAAACAGCTATTGCACCGGCTCAGTTTCAGGCGACGAGTATGTTGGCGGGCTGGTGGGATATAACGACTACTTTGGCAGTGTTGCGAACTGCTATTCAACAGGTTTGGTTACAGGCGATGAGAATACAGGCGGCCTGATTGGTACAAATAAAGGAGGCAGTACAAATTGTTTCTGGGACATCGAAACGTCCGGATTAGAGACTAGTGCTGGAGGAACGGGCAAAACTACTGACCAGATGCAGGATATAAACACATTTTTAAATGCCGGTTGGGATTTTACAGATATATGGACAATTGGCGAGGGCACTGATTATCCCCGTTTTAACCGGCAGAAACCCATTGGTGATTTTTCATACCCTGAGGGCGTATATACAGAAGACCTTCTCTACTTCGCCGCCTTTTGGTTAAGTGATGATTGCGATTCGAATAATGAATACTGCTACGGAACTGATATGAATCAATCAGGAGCAGTAGATCTATCAGATATGGCAATCTTTGCTAATGTCTGGCTCCAGGATATTCAACCTCAAGAGCCGATCAGCAACCATATTTTTGCGATTGAGATGAGCATGACCTATGATTTCGGTAGAGGTTACGGAAACGCCGAGCCGATTGAATATGAATTTGACGCCTGGATGCATGTTAGTGATACTGTTTCCAGAGGAACCATTGAAACACCAACAGGTGCCGTATATCAGGCAGAAATGGAAGTAGATGATGATGAAAACTGGCTTGGCATCGGAGTAGGTTCGAATTCATTAGAAGGTCTGGAGGACTTCACAGACGGTGAATATGTTTTTACAGTTACCTACACAAATGGAAAATCGCAGTCAACTTCAGTCCCCTATGCCAAAGAAGATGGCAGCCCGATACCCCCGGTCGATCAGCCGCTGGTTGCGGAATATCCTCAGCACTATTCTACGGATATCCCGTTAAACATCAATATTCTGCTCGAATCTACAGATAACCCTGAATTGACTTACGGGCTTGAATGGTCTCCAGTAGATTATAACCCATCAGCATTAAGCGGAGAGGTAGATGATCTTGCCTATAATACAATCAGCGTCGGGCCGGTGAACTTGTCGCCGCAAACTGAATATGAACTGGAATTGTCTGTAAATCACGCAATATGGTTAGTCAATCAAGACGGTATTCCATACGTGGTTGACAAAGATGCTGAGGTAGCAATAATATTTACAACTGGGAATGAATAA
- a CDS encoding ISAs1 family transposase, which translates to MKKEQNQRRLMDYFSTIEDPRVERTRKHELSDILSIAICAIICGADGWTQVEEFAQCKEEWFKSFLSLPNGIPSHDTFGRVFSSLKPDSFEQCFLEWVNALAQKSEGRLIAIDGKTMRRSVDYASEKAAVHMVNAWCDTNKMVIGQIATETKSNEITAIPKLLELIDLDGAVVTTDAMGCQKEIANAVIENDGDYILQLKANQTGLHKNAVTLFDECIDDNVYNIQYTVASETDGGHGRVEERTLRAVSNVGFLNSEKKNWVGLKSLICVEAKRSIGDETSVEKRYYISSLTCKNPPNLLKYIRGHWGVENSLHWCLDISFADDERRIRKGYGAENFARLSRIALNLLKQQTKHKVGIKTRRLCCGWNEQYLYRVLTQQNKGL; encoded by the coding sequence ATGAAAAAAGAACAAAACCAACGCAGATTAATGGACTATTTTTCGACAATTGAAGACCCCAGAGTCGAGCGTACTCGCAAGCATGAGCTTAGCGATATTTTATCCATTGCAATTTGTGCAATAATTTGTGGCGCTGATGGATGGACACAGGTTGAAGAGTTCGCTCAGTGCAAAGAAGAGTGGTTTAAAAGTTTTCTTTCTTTGCCTAATGGCATTCCTTCTCACGACACATTTGGACGAGTATTTTCTTCTCTCAAACCCGACTCATTTGAACAATGCTTCCTCGAATGGGTCAATGCCTTAGCCCAAAAGAGTGAAGGCAGGCTCATAGCCATTGACGGCAAGACTATGCGTAGAAGCGTTGATTATGCATCTGAAAAAGCGGCTGTTCACATGGTAAATGCCTGGTGCGACACCAACAAAATGGTCATTGGGCAGATTGCAACAGAAACCAAGAGCAATGAGATAACGGCTATACCTAAGCTCTTGGAGTTAATTGATTTAGATGGTGCAGTTGTAACAACTGATGCTATGGGCTGCCAAAAGGAAATTGCTAATGCTGTAATTGAAAATGATGGGGACTATATCTTGCAGCTAAAGGCAAATCAGACCGGCCTGCATAAAAATGCAGTTACCCTTTTTGATGAATGTATAGACGATAATGTCTATAATATTCAATATACTGTTGCAAGTGAAACTGATGGAGGCCACGGCAGGGTTGAAGAACGCACATTGCGGGCTGTTTCAAATGTAGGATTCCTTAACTCTGAAAAGAAGAACTGGGTCGGGCTCAAGAGCCTGATATGTGTGGAGGCAAAGAGGAGCATAGGAGATGAAACAAGCGTAGAGAAACGGTATTACATATCAAGCCTGACTTGCAAAAATCCGCCAAATTTACTCAAATATATCAGGGGCCACTGGGGGGTAGAGAACTCCTTGCACTGGTGTTTAGATATCAGCTTTGCCGACGATGAAAGGAGAATAAGAAAAGGTTATGGAGCAGAAAATTTTGCAAGGCTCTCACGAATAGCACTGAATCTGCTAAAACAGCAAACCAAGCACAAGGTCGGCATAAAGACCAGAAGGCTGTGCTGCGGCTGGAACGAGCAATACCTATATCGCGTGCTGACACAACAAAATAAAGGACTTTAG
- the dapF gene encoding diaminopimelate epimerase translates to MKFTKMHGLGNDYVYVNCFEEDVIDPSSMAIAVSDRNFGIGSDGLILICPSKLADVRMRMFNADGSESQMCGNGIRCVAKYVFDNKIAEPGSSFSVPGQPTLPHSLTVETGNGILTLGIMPGEDGLAEQICVNMGQPILEASEIPTTFHCNPCVGEAIEAGGETFEVTCVSMGNPHAVIFSENLDEIDLEKIGPALENHPAFPERINVHFVKAESPEEFSMITWERGSGITLACGTGACACGVAASLNGKCNRAVLAHLPGGDLMLNWCEDDNCVYMTGPATTVYCGELC, encoded by the coding sequence ATGAAATTTACAAAAATGCACGGCCTCGGCAATGACTATGTTTATGTCAACTGCTTCGAGGAAGACGTTATAGACCCTTCATCAATGGCGATAGCTGTCAGCGACCGCAACTTTGGTATCGGCTCAGACGGGCTGATCCTTATCTGCCCGTCAAAACTGGCCGACGTGCGTATGCGTATGTTCAACGCCGACGGCAGCGAATCGCAAATGTGCGGCAACGGCATCCGCTGCGTCGCCAAGTACGTTTTTGACAACAAGATAGCAGAGCCGGGCTCATCGTTTTCAGTTCCAGGCCAGCCGACATTGCCGCATTCACTTACTGTCGAGACCGGCAACGGCATACTCACGCTGGGCATAATGCCCGGTGAAGACGGCCTCGCCGAGCAGATATGTGTCAATATGGGACAGCCGATACTCGAAGCCTCCGAAATCCCGACAACCTTTCATTGCAATCCGTGCGTTGGAGAGGCGATCGAAGCCGGCGGCGAGACTTTCGAGGTTACATGCGTCTCGATGGGAAACCCGCACGCGGTTATTTTCTCCGAAAACCTCGACGAAATTGATCTCGAGAAAATCGGCCCGGCCCTTGAAAACCACCCCGCATTCCCCGAGCGGATAAACGTGCATTTTGTAAAGGCGGAATCGCCCGAAGAGTTTTCCATGATTACCTGGGAACGCGGCTCCGGGATTACCCTTGCCTGCGGAACAGGGGCATGTGCCTGCGGAGTGGCGGCAAGCCTCAACGGCAAATGCAACCGCGCAGTGCTGGCGCATCTGCCCGGCGGCGACCTGATGCTGAACTGGTGCGAAGACGACAACTGTGTCTATATGACCGGCCCTGCAACCACCGTTTATTGCGGCGAGCTGTGCTGA
- a CDS encoding uroporphyrinogen decarboxylase family protein produces the protein MTGKERVIKAINCEKVDRIPWVPFVGCHAASLLGLTATDYFKSAKLIAQGAQKAVEEYSPDGIPVTFDLQIEAEVLGCGVKYADDNPPAVVNHPLANGTKLEDLKIPGPNEGRIKVAMDAAKAIRKANPDIALYATITGPFTLALHLQGTDIFMNMFEDPDHVIKLINYCTGVAKAMSDYYVDAGCDIIAVVDPMTSQIGPDQFRQFISPAATELFEHIRTKGAKGSFFVCGHAQQNIEAMCECKPDNVSIDENIPLDYVRDECVKRGISFGGNLQLTTVLLLGSEIDAQKDAIRCIDLGEDTGFILAPGCDLPFATPVENLKAVTAVVQDEYQRDVIRTMENTAGMEDILDMSLYGQTDKVIVDIVTLDSEACAPCQYMVDAVRKVAPQFDGIVEWREHKIKNKEAIQFMAALMVKNIPTICIDGMITFVSRIPPKDELIKAIQNRINEKFRLKIKNRKASVYLLSLTDEANCEKCTKVKENIEQAKQELGADIDLEIVSDKDKIHEFGIADNQLPAVVVAKYQLKSTHTVPEVIVLKEWLKDAVS, from the coding sequence ATGACCGGCAAAGAACGTGTTATTAAAGCTATTAATTGTGAAAAAGTAGATCGTATTCCCTGGGTGCCTTTTGTTGGCTGCCACGCGGCGTCACTTCTTGGACTTACAGCAACCGATTATTTCAAATCGGCCAAGTTGATCGCCCAGGGAGCTCAAAAAGCCGTCGAAGAATACTCACCCGACGGAATCCCCGTAACTTTCGACCTTCAGATAGAGGCCGAAGTGCTCGGCTGCGGCGTGAAATACGCCGACGACAACCCGCCGGCAGTCGTAAACCACCCTCTGGCTAACGGCACAAAACTTGAAGACCTCAAAATTCCCGGCCCCAACGAAGGCAGAATCAAGGTCGCCATGGACGCGGCGAAAGCCATACGTAAGGCCAACCCGGATATCGCGCTTTACGCAACCATAACCGGCCCGTTCACCCTGGCACTGCATCTTCAGGGCACCGATATCTTTATGAACATGTTCGAGGATCCCGACCATGTTATAAAGCTGATAAACTACTGCACCGGCGTTGCAAAAGCCATGAGCGATTATTATGTTGATGCCGGCTGCGATATCATCGCCGTGGTTGACCCGATGACCAGCCAGATCGGCCCCGATCAGTTCCGCCAGTTTATCAGCCCGGCAGCAACTGAGCTTTTCGAGCACATACGCACCAAAGGAGCAAAAGGCTCTTTCTTCGTCTGCGGCCACGCCCAGCAGAACATCGAGGCGATGTGTGAATGCAAACCTGACAACGTTTCGATTGACGAGAACATCCCTCTGGATTATGTGCGTGATGAATGTGTAAAACGCGGCATCAGTTTCGGCGGAAATCTCCAGCTGACAACGGTACTTCTGCTCGGCAGTGAAATAGACGCACAGAAAGACGCGATACGATGCATTGACCTGGGCGAAGATACAGGATTCATCCTGGCTCCGGGCTGCGACCTGCCATTTGCGACTCCGGTTGAAAATTTAAAGGCCGTTACCGCGGTTGTACAGGATGAATACCAAAGAGATGTTATCAGGACAATGGAAAACACCGCGGGAATGGAAGACATTCTTGACATGTCGCTTTACGGCCAGACCGACAAGGTAATCGTGGACATTGTAACCCTGGATTCCGAGGCATGCGCACCATGCCAGTATATGGTGGACGCCGTTCGCAAGGTCGCACCGCAGTTTGACGGCATAGTTGAATGGCGCGAACATAAGATCAAGAACAAAGAAGCCATTCAATTCATGGCAGCGCTTATGGTCAAGAATATTCCGACAATCTGCATCGACGGAATGATTACATTTGTTTCTCGAATTCCGCCTAAAGATGAGCTGATTAAGGCCATCCAGAACCGAATTAACGAGAAATTCCGACTGAAGATCAAAAACCGCAAGGCTTCTGTTTACCTTCTAAGCCTTACCGATGAAGCAAACTGTGAAAAATGCACAAAGGTCAAAGAAAATATTGAACAGGCCAAACAGGAACTTGGGGCTGATATCGACCTTGAGATAGTAAGCGACAAAGACAAGATACACGAATTCGGGATCGCTGACAACCAGCTCCCCGCTGTTGT